A window from Telopea speciosissima isolate NSW1024214 ecotype Mountain lineage chromosome 8, Tspe_v1, whole genome shotgun sequence encodes these proteins:
- the LOC122670396 gene encoding pentatricopeptide repeat-containing protein At2g13600 — protein sequence MQTRNLQSLARVITTSTLKRSCNVDVYSYNRSVDDLTKSGHLDSAVQLFESMPARDVISWNLAIAGHARHGFPLLALDLFKAMVSQGVRESSSTFSSVLAICSNAGFHREGYQVHCKVILLGFDSNLFVGSALVNLYMSSANHCIALKLFDELPERSLATWNLVLRGLCWLGRSDELLELYQRMELDGIKPSCVTSCYLIHACGIGGYLNKGKQLHCYVIKIGLLQSNLFVANALVDLYSSCGSLIDATKSIKIIPADDIISWNSIISIYADHGFFPEALEFFTRMQSWGKKPSVRSFVALLNLASRTETPQFGKQVHGYVLKLGFDHGNVYVRSALIDMYGKCGEMESSVSLFEESTERTLECCNSLMTSLLNYGATKDVIEMFGLMIDEGVELDQATFSTTLKALSSSALVSLTSCTLLHGCVIKLGFESDIVVLCSLIDAYSRCGHVELSCRVFKHIPVLNTFCFTSIIAGFARNGMGREGLETFEAMIQKDVEPDAITFLCVLTGCNYSGLVREGQLVFEAMRSVHGLCPDQRHYSCMVDLLGRAGLLEEAEELLKFATVKGDSVMWSSLLRSCKVHRNEKVGRRAAKALLELKPDDPAAYLQALSFYSELGDSDTVVRIRETLGRRKMRKDIGYSWIELNTYGYP from the coding sequence ATGCAAACAAGAAATCTACAATCTTTAGCAAGAGTTATCACTACTTCCACCCTGAAAAGAAGTTGCAATGTGGACGTTTACTCTTACAATCGGTCGGTCGACGATTTGACGAAATCTGGTCACTTAGATTCAGCTGTCCAGCTGTTTGAATCTATGCCAGCCCGCGACGTTATTTCATGGAATCTGGCCATCGCTGGCCACGCTCGCCATGGATTTCCACTATTGGCTCTTGATCTTTTCAAGGCAATGGTTTCCCAAGGTGTTAGAGAAAGCTCGTCCACATTTTCTTCCGTTTTGGCTATTTGTAGCAACGCTGGGTTTCATCGAGAAGGCTATCAAGTGCACTGCAAGGTGATTTTACTTGGGTTTGATTCAAATTTGTTTGTTGGGTCTGCTCTCGTTAATCTGTATATGTCTTCTGCAAACCATTGTATTGCCCTGAAATTGTTCGATGAATTGCCGGAGAGGAGTTTAGCCACATGGAATTTGGTTCTCCGCGGGCTTTGTTGGTTGGGTCGTTCAGATGAGTTGTTAGAGCTTTACCAGAGAATGGAGTTAGATGGTATCAAACCAAGTTGTGTTACTTCTTGTTATTTGATCCATGCATGTGGCATTGGAGGGTACTTGAATAAAGGAAAGCAGCTCCATTGCTATGTGATAAAGATTGGATTGTTGCAGTCAAACCTGTTTGTTGCCAATGCTTTGGTTGATCTTTATTCAAGTTGTGGAAGCTTGATTGATGCAACAAAGTCAATCAAAATCATCCCTGCAGACGACATAATTTCTTGGAACTCAATTATATCTATTTATGCTGATCATGGTTTCTTTCCTGAAGCTCTTGAATTCTTTACTCGGATGCAGTCATGGGGAAAAAAACCTTCAGTTCGTTCATTCGTTGCATTATTGAATTTAGCTAGCAGAACCGAGACTCCTCAATTTGGAAAGCAGGTTCATGGGTACGTTCTAAAACTGGGATTTGATCATGGAAATGTCTATGTTCGATCTGCATTGATCGACATGTACGGGAAGTGTGGAGAGATGGAGAGCTCAGTATCCTTGTTCGAGGAGAGTACAGAGAGAACATTGGAGTGTTGCAACTCACTTATGACTTCTTTGTTAAATTACGGTGCCACTAAGGATGTAATTGAGATGTTTGGGTTGATGATTGATGAGGGagtggaattggatcaagccactTTTTCTACGACACTGAAGGCATTATCATCATCTGCCTTGGTGAGTTTAACAAGCTGCACATTGTTGCATGGCTGTGTAATAAAGTTGGGATTTGAGTCTGATATTGTGGTTTTGTGTTCTTTGATCGATGCGTATTCGAGATGTGGCCATGTCGAACTTTCATGTAGGGTCTTCAAACATATTCCAGTTCTGAACACCTTCTGTTTCACGTCGATCATTGCTGGGTTTGCTCGAAACGGTATGGGTAGAGAGGGACTAGAGACATTTGAGGCCATGATTCAGAAGGATGTGGAGCCTGATGCCATAACATTCTTGTGTGTGTTAACGGGTTGCAATTACTCTGGTTTGGTAAGAGAAGGTCAGTTGGTGTTTGAAGCAATGAGATCTGTTCATGGGCTCTGCCCAGACCAGAGGCATTATTCATGTATGGTTGATCTTCTTGGGCGAGCAGGCTTGTTGGAGGAAGCAGAAGAGCTGCTGAAATTCGCTACAGTCAAGGGTGACTCAGTTATGTGGAGCTCATTGTTGAGGAGCTGCAAGGTCCACCGAAATGAAAAGGTGGGAAGGAGAGCTGCAAAAGCTCTTTTGGAGCTTAAACCAGACGATCCTGCAGCTTATCTACAGGCCTTGAGCTTCTATTCTGAACTTGGGGATTCAGATACTGTTGTGAGAATTAGAGAAACCTTGGGGAGAAGAAAGATGAGGAAGGACATTGGCTACAGTTGGATTGAGCTGAACACTTATGGTTACCCTTGA